The Flavobacterium commune genome contains the following window.
GCGTGACCCGCTTCGTGAATGGCAATTGCTTTTTTCTCTTCCGGAGTGATGATTTTATTTTTCTTTTCTAAACCACCTACAATACGGTCAACAGCGTCAAGGAAATCTTGTTTGTCAACAGCAGTTTTATTGTTTCTTGCTGCAATCAAGGCCGCTTCGTTACACACATTAGCAATATCGGCACCTGAGAATCCCGGAGTTTGTTTGGCTAAAAAGTCTAAGTCTAAGCCTTCTACTTTTTTCAAAGGAGCTAAGTGCACTTTGAAAATTTCAGCACGCTCGCGAATGTCTGGTAAATCGACAAATATTTGTCTGTCAAAACGTCCGGCGCGCATTAAAGCTTTGTCTAAAACATCGGCTCTGTTTGTTGCGGCCAGAACAATTACGTTAGAGTTGGAACCAAAACCATCCATTTCGGTTAGTAATTGGTTCAGAGTGTTTTCTCTTTCGTCATTTCCGCCTGACATGCTGTTTTTTCCTCTGGCTCTACCTACAGCATCAATTTCGTCAATAAAAATGATTGCCGGTGATTTTTCTTTGGCTTGTTTGAATAAATCACGAACTCTGGAAGCTCCTACACCTACAAACATTTCGACAAAATCAGAACCTGATAAAGAGAAAAACGGAACCTGAGCTTCACCGGCTACAGCCTTAGCTAATAATGTTTTTCCTGTTCCCGGAGGTCCTACAAGTAATGCTCCTTTTGGGATTTTACCTCCAAGATTGGTGAATTTTTCAGGGTTTTTAAGGAATTCAACAATTTCCTGAATTTCTTCTTTGGCACCTTCTAATCCGGCAACATCCTTAAATGTGGTTTTAACATCGTTTTTTTCGTCAAAAAGTCTGGCTTTTGATTTTCCAATGTTAAAGATTTGTCCGCCACCACCAGCGCCACCACCTGACATCTTGCGCATGATGAAAATCCATACTCCAATGATGATGATTACAGGAAGTAAGCTGATTAGTATATCAGACCAATTGCTGGCTTCCTTAAAGTCGTAATCGACTAATTTTTTTTCAGCTTTAGCTCTGTCAAGTTTTTCCTGAAATGATTTTAAATCACCAAATTTTGTAGTGTAATGTGGCCCTTTATTAGGTCGGTCAAAGATGTCTTTGGCTACAGCTTTGTTGGCGGGATCTTTTAATCCTGCATCAGAAAGGTAGATTTCAGCATCTTTATTGTTAAAAATAATGACGTTTTTAATTTGACCTTTTGTCAACATATTATCTATGTTAGACGATTTTAATTGAGCAGGCTCCTGTAAGCTGGAACTACCAGTTACGAAGCTAATAAATAAGAAAATAAGCAGTATGCTTGTATAAACCAGCCAAGGACTTATTCTGAATTTATTAGAATTGGGGTTGTTATCTTTTGCCATAGTTATTCTGTCTTGCTTTTAGTATTTGTTTGCAATTGTAGTAATTTTTGCATCTCCCCACAAACTTTCGATGTTGTAATATTCTCTAATTTGTTTTTGAAAAACATGAACCACAATGTTAACATAATCCATAAGTACCCATTCGGCATTGTCAGTCCCTTCAACATGCCAAGGCTTGTCTTTAATTTCTTTAGAAACAATTTTTTGAATGGAGTTAACAATTGCGTTAACCTGAGTATTTGAATTTCCGTTGCAGATAACAAAATAGTCGCAAACTGCGGTGTCGATTTCTCTAAGATCGAGAATATCTATATCATTTCCTTTTACTTCTTCTATTCCTTTGATAATGTTTGCCAATAGGTCATCATTATTTACAGTCTTTTTTGCCATGAATTATTTTTATAATAAGTGTGTAAAGTTACCATTTTTTGTGATTATTTTTGAACCTTAACATAATATTAAATAATGTTACAAAAATAATTGCTAATGAAACTAATCAAACTCGATGCCATAGATTCTACAAACGATTTTCTTAAAGGATTATCGGCAACTGATGAGCTTGAAAACTTTACTGTTGTTACAGCCGAAAATCAAACTAAAGGGCGAGGGCAGATGGGGGCTGTGTGGAATTCTGAAAAGTCTAAAAACCTAATAATGAGTGTTTTTATAAAGGATTTGTTGGTGAGTGCAGAGGAGATTTATAATTTTAATGTAGCTACAGCTTTAGCAATAATTGAGGTTTTGAAAACTTATAAAATTCAAAATTTAAGTATAAAATGGCCTAACGACATTATGTCAGCTAATTTTAAAATTGCTGGTATTTTAATCGAGAATAATTTTAAAAGTAACGGCAGTATTTCTTCAATTATTGGAATAGGTTTGAATGTTAATCAAACTAATTTTGAAAATCTTCCTAAAGCTTCTTCAATGGCAGTTATTGCCAATTCGACTTTTGATAAAGACGAATTACTTATTTTAATTGTTGAGCGATTAAAAGTAAATTTAGCATTTATTGGTTCAAATCCTGATTATTTATGGGCTCAATACACTAATCATTTGTTTAAAAAAGAATTTCCGATGGCTTTTAAGTTAGAAACTGAGAAAGTTTTTATGGGAATTATACAAGGAGTTTCTAAAAAGGGAAAATTGATTGTTTTGTTAGAAGATGATCGAGTTGTTGAGTATGGACTTAAAGAAATTCAAATGCTTTATTGAGTTTTTTTACCTTTTTTAGACAACTTTGGTTGCCTGTTTAGTAGTTTTTCTTGCCTTATTTAGAATGTTTTTGTTTAATTGTTTAAAAAAATATAGTCTGTTTTAAAAATTTAATGTATTGGTTTTTAGTGTTTTGAATTGTTTTTTGGTTATAAATGTTGTATTTACATTTAAAAAAATGATGTAGATAAGTATTTTTATTTTACTTTTGGATTTCGTTTTTCGTAAAAAAAGTGATGAAATAAAATTGATGCACTATTTTATAATTGGAATTATAGCGAAATTCTGAAGTGATAAATCCTAACGTTTGGATATTCTTAAAATTGAGAATAGAAAACATTTGATGTTAAGATTTAGATCCTGAAAAATAATTTAAAACTAAAATCTATAACTAACTAAAAACAACTTTTTCTTATGAGCTCAAGTCTCGAATTTGCAGATTATGCAGTATTTATTGTCTACTTTCTAGTAGTCTCAATCTACGGATATATTATTTATCGCAAGCGCGAAAAAAATGAACATGATGCTAAGGCGTATTTCTTAGCCGAAGGAACATTAACCTGGTGGGCTATTGGAGCTTCGTTAATTGCCTCAAATATTTCGGCAGAACAGTTTATCGGAATGAGTGGGGAAGGATTCTTCTTAGGAATTGCTGTAGCTGCTTACGAATGGGTTGCTGCTATCGCGTTGATTATTATCGCTATTTGGTTTATTCCTGTTTATTTGAAAAACAAGATTTACACCATGCCACAATTCTTAAAAACCAGATACAACGAAACTACAGCTTTGATTATGGCTGTTTTCTGGTTGTTTTTGTATGTTTTTGTAAACTTAACCTCTATTTTATATTTAGGAGCTGTTGCCATTAACGGATTAGCAGGAGGAGATTTTCTTCATGTTATTATGTTAGGATTGGCTGTTTTTGCTTTGATTATCTCTCTTGGAGGTATGAAAGTAGTAGCTTATACCGACGTTATTCAGGTGGCTGTATTAATCATTGGAGGTTTGGTAACTTCTTATATCGCTTTAACTACCGTAGGAGAATATTTTGGAGTAGGTCAGGATGCAATTGCAGGTTTTAATATTTTGATGGAAAAAGCACCTGAGCATTTTAAAATGATTATTCCTAGACCAACGGCTACTTCTACACAGTTAGAGATCGATAAATACCTTACTTTCCCGGGAATGTTGTCTTATTTAGCAGGTATCTGGATTATCAACCTGAACTATTGGGGATGTAACCAATATATCACACAAAGAGCCTTGGGTGCTGATTTACAAACAGCACGTACCGGTATTTTGTTTGCAGGATTATTAAAATTATTAATGCCTGTAATTGTAATGTTACCGGGTATTGCTGCTTATGTATTGTACCAGGGAGGACACTTACCACAATTAGTTGGTGGAAAAGACGGAGCTTATTCGGCTATGTTGACTTTCTTGCCAACAGGATTAAAAGGATTATCAGTTGCGGCTTTAACTGCTGCTATTGTGGCATCGTTAGCGGGTAAAGTAAACAGTATTTCGACTATTTATACTTTAGACGTTCACAAAAAGTACATTCAAAAAAATGCTTCCGACAGAGCTCAGGTAAACATTGGTCGTTATGCCGTTTTTGCTTCTATGGTTTTGGCTGTATTGTTTACATGGAATGATGTTCTGGGAATCGGTGGAGTTGGTGGATTTACCTATATCCAAAAATACACAGGATTTATTAGCCCTGGAGTATTTGCTATGTTCTTCTTAGGGATGTTCTGGAAAAGAACTACAGGTACAGCGGCTATTGTTGGGGTAATTGCAGGTTTCTTATTGTCAGTTTTATTCAACGAATACGCTCCGGCTATGTTTGGAAATGAAACGTTATTGTACACAGCCTGGCCAAATGGTAAAGGTGGTTTCGAAATTCCGTTTCACATTTGTATGGGATTATCATTTGCCTTTACAATGTTGTTAATGATTGGAATCAGTTTTGCCGGACCAAAAGTGAATCCTAAAGCATTCGAATTAGATACTGAAATGTTTAAGGTAAAACCTCAAACTACAGTATTAATTATTATTACTTTATTAATTATCGCTGCTTTGTACGTGAAGTTCTGGTAAGAAATAATAAAATATATTTTTTAAAAAGTGCGAACTAATTTTTATTAGTTCGCACTTTTTTTATATTCTAAATCGGTTTCCTTAGTAAAAATCTACGTTTGAAAAAGTCGATGAATTTATGAGATTAACTAATTTTATTATATCTTGTGCTGTTCAATTTTAATCAAGAGACTTAATATTTAAATTCTATATTTTGAGACATTTAACTTTAGTACTAACACTGTTTTTTTCTTCATTTATTAGTTTTTCACAAGATTACTCAGTGCGATTTCTTGATATTTCGGATGGATTGTCTAACAATTCCATTACTACAATTTACCAGGATAAGGAAGGTTATATGTGGTTTGGTACTTACGATGGTTTAAATCGGTATGATGGCTATACCTTTAAGATATTTAGAAACGAAATTAATAATGAGAATTCACTATCAAATAACACAATCTATACATTAGACGGAGATTTAAATAGAAATATTTGGATAGGAGGAAATAAAGGAGCATCTGTTTATGATAAATCAAAAGCCTTGTTTTATCAGGTAAAATACAAACTAAAGGAAGATGGATCATCTCTTATTTTAAAAAATGCGGTGCATCAGATAAAAGCGGTTTCGGCTGATTTAGTAGTGTTAGCAACGCAAAATGCCGGATTATTGGTTTTTGAAAATGGTTCATTTGTTGGCAAAACTATTCCCATAACAAAATTGAAAAATCCTTATAATTATGATGTATTAGGTGTTCAAAAAGATAAAAAAGGAAATGGATTATGGTTGTATGTTAGGGATTTAGGGGTTTGCTATTATAGTTTTAATACTAAAAAAATAAAATTGATTACTCCTTTAATTATGGAGGTCAAGTGTATGGAAAATGATACAAGTGGCAATCTTTGGATTGGGACAGATGAAGGTCTTTTTCTGTTTAATACCAGCACTTTTTTAATTTCAAAAAATTATTTTTCAAATAAAAATTCGATAACGAATATTCTGAGAGATAAGAAAAATCAATTTTGGTTTGCTACTGATTGTTGTGGAATTTATGTTTTAGACAGGGCGAATCAAAAAGTAGTTCCTTTTAGCAAGGGTAATTCTCAGCAAATTATTAAGAGTAGTGCTGTTTGGAGTGTTTACGAAGATCATTTTGGAAATGTATGGTTTGGGACACTTCGAGGTGGAATTAGTATGATAAGTGCTGCTCCCAAATATTTTAAAACTGTAAAATACAATGCGAAAGAAAATAATCTGGCTCAAAATTTTATTTTGTCGGGTTGTGAAGATGAAAAACAAAATTTATGGATTGGAACTGATGGAGCGGGATTGCGTTATTGGAATAGAAAAACAAATACTTATACCGTTTATAACAATAATCCCAATTCGGCAAATGCTATTTCAAGTAATTTTATTACCAGTGTTATTTGTGATAGTAATAAGGAAATTTGGTTATCAACCTGGGCTGGCGGAGTTAACCGAATCAATCCTAAGACCAATTCAATAAGTCGTTATTCCTGTTATAATCCGTTTACAAAACAGATAGAGAAAAATGTTTGGTTGGTTTATGAGGATGCACAAAAAAATATTTGGGCAAGTGCCACTAATGAAGGTTGTTTGTATCTTTTTGATCCTATTAAAAAAACGTTTTTACTCTACAATAAAAGCATTAACAATTTACAGTGTCTGACTCAAACCAGTGATGGTAAATTGTGGGGAGGTAACTATACTTCTATTGTGTGCATAGATAAAGCGCGTAAAAAACATTACAAAGTTAATATTGGTTATCCTGTTCGTGCTATTCATGAAGACAGAAAAAAACAACTTTGGGTAGCTACACAAGAAGGCGGTTTATTGTTGTTTAACAGAAAAAACAATAACTTCAAAAGGTTTACCACAGCCGATGGATTGGCTTCTAATACTGTTTTGAGAATATTAGAAGATAAAAAAGGTGATTTGTGGATGAGTACCTATAATGGTTTAAGCAGCTTAGATACTGAAACGAATACTTTTAGAAGTTTTTCTAAAAATGATGGATTACAAAGCAATCAGTTTAGTTTTAATGCCGCTTTAAAATTGACTTCGGGTGAGTTTTTCTTTGGAGGAATTAATGGATTTAACCTGTTTTATCCTGAATTGATAAAAGATCAAGTTTCCAATACTAAGATTCTTCTTTCGGATTTGAATGTAAATAATGAACCTATTGCCACTAAGCCCGATTTAATTTCGGAATGGACGTCTAAGCACCAAATCAAAGAAATTCGATTACCTTATGATCAGACTACTTTATCGATTGAGTTTGTGGCTTTGGATTATTCGAGCGCCGATAAAATTAATTATGCTTATTTTCTGGAAGGCTGGGACGATCAATGGAGTAATGCCGGACAGAACAGAAAGGCTAATTATCCGCATCTTTCTGAAGGAACCTATCTTTTTAAAGTAAAGACCTCTAATTTTCAGGATGAATTAAGTAAGGCTGAGACTTTGATTCGAATAGTAGTTTTGCCACCTTGGTACAGAACCTGGTGGGCTTATCTTTTATATTTTATGATTGGGGGAACTATTATTTACAATTATGTAAGGTATAGTAAATACAAAGAAAGATTAAAGTATAAGGTTAGAATAGCCGAATTAGAAAGGGAAAAAGAGAAAGAAATTGCCGAAAAACAATCGTCGATGTTTACTTATATTTCTCATGAATTCCGCACACCGCTTTCGTTGATTATAAATCCTTTGAAAAAAGTAATTAAAAAGGAGGAAGTTCAAAATGATTCTTCTAAGGGTGATTTGCAAATTGCCTATAGAAATGCAAGACGACTTTTAAGTTTAGTAGATCAATTGTTGCTTTTCCGTAAGGCTGAAAATGATGCCGATGTATTGCGATTGTCAGCAATTAATATGAACGATTTATGTCAGGAAGTATATCAGTGTTTTGTAACGCAGGCCAGGGATAAAGCTATCAATTATGCAATTGAAATTCCTGATGAAACACTTCAAATTATTGGGGATTATGAAAAGATTGAAATTTCATTGTTTAATTTAGTTTCCAATGCTTTTAAATACACCCCCGACGGAGGAAGTATTACTGTTAAATTGACTCAAACAGAAAAAGAAGTATCGGTTGCTATTGCTGATACCGGTTCCGGAATTGACCAGCAAAATATTCAAGCCATTTTTGAAAAATTCAAACAGTTAGATTCAAAAGTTGCTGTAAGTACGGGTTTTGGAATTGGATTGTATATTGTGAAGTATTTTGTAGATAAACACAAGGGAACTGTTGTTTGTGAAAGCGAATTGGGTAAAGGAAGTTGTTTTACATTGACATTTTTAAAAGGGCAGCAGCATTTTGATGATTTGCCAATAAGTTCGAGTACTCCCAAAATGAGTGAATTACTAGAAGAGCTTATAGTCGATGATTTTGATGATAAAAATGAATTAAAGAAGGAAAATGCAGATGAAGAATTCAATAAAGAAATACTGACTGATAAGAAATCGGTATTGATTATTGACGATAATGCCGAAATTCGAAATTATTTAATTCAGTTGTTTTCCCAAACTCATTTGGTTTATAATGCTGTAAATGGTCATGAAGGTTTAAAAATGACCGAAAAACATATGCCAGATATTGTTATTTCGGATATTGCGATGGAGGTAATGGATGGATTGGAATTGTGTAGAAAAATAAAAGAAAGTGAGCAATTGTCACATATACCGGTTGTGTTGTTAACAGCTACTAATAATCCGGAGACCCATTTGCAAGGAATAACCGACGGAGCAGATGATTATATTACCAAGCCATTTGATGATGATTTGCTTTTGGCACGTGTAGATACTTTATTGAGAAACAGAGGCAATTTAAGGAGGTATTTCTTAGATAGTATTACCTTAAAGGAGAACTCTCAAAAAGTTCCGGCAGAATATCAGGAATTTTTAAAACGATGTATTGATATTATCGAAGCTAATATGGGTAATCGTGATTTTACAATTAAGAATTTTGCTCTCGAAATGGGAATGAGTCATCGTACTTTATATACAAAAATCAAGATAATTTCGGGAGAAACTTTAAATGCTTTTATTCGTTCCATTCGTTTACGAAGAGCTGCAATGTTGTTGCTTACCGAAAACATGAATATATCTCAGGCAAGTGCCGAAGTAGGATTTGAAGATCAAAAATACTTCAGACAGCAATTTGTCAAACTTTTTGGTATGACTCCTTCCTTATATGTAAAAAAATATAAAGATTCTTTTAACAAAGATTTGAATGTTATTAAGTAGTTATTGTTCTGCTGTATAATAAATTTCGAGTATTCTCTTTTTTAAAATCAAATAATAAACATATTTCAGGTAATCCTAATCTTATTAATAATAAGGTTGGGATTTTTTGTTAATATGGAAATTATATAACTTATAATTTGTGTATAAGTCAAATAAAGTCAGATTTTTTTGTTGAATTGTCTTTTTTGAACGTTTTGTCCTTGTCGTTTTCAATTTTACCCTTCTTTTTTTTCGAAAATCCCCCCTATTGATAATGCTATTAAGTCATTTCTTTGCTAGGATGATAGTTTATTATTTCAGACTTGAGGTTTGTTTTAAGTTAAATTATCATAAAAAATAATCACACACTATATTATTAACCAGACTAACAAAAACTAAAGCTTATGAAAAGTATAGGAACTCAATAAAATGATGTATTACTATAAAAAATTAGAACTACTATTAAAATCAAAAGGTTGTTTATAGCATTATATAGACGACAACAAAAACTAAAATCAATGATATGAAAAAACTCTCGTATTTATTTTTATTTACATTTTTTGCACTCCTTTTTACAGGATGTCAGGAAGATGAACCAAGTTTTCCTTCATCTGAAAATCCAACAGTTGAAGTATTGACAAATGAAATTTATGGAGCTCCAAATAGAAAATTTGAAATCAAAGCGACTTTAAATGATGATTTAGGTCTAAAGAGTGTTAGAATTGAAATTCCGGAATTGAGTTTAGATAAAACAATCAATTTTGCCACGGAACCTCTTTTGACTACCTATGATTTGAGTTATTTCTTTGAAGTCCCAGCTGATAGAGGAACATCAGAGGCTTTTAAAATTAAATTAACAATTACAGATGTTTCCGGTAACGAAATTGATCAGGAGATTGATTTACGGTTGGATGGCGAATTTAGTGCTCCTGCAATTAGCATGATTACTCCTAAAGAAGGTGCAGTGATTTTATTATCATCCAGTACTGAATTACCGGTTAATTTTGTTGTGAATGATGATTCAGGAATTGATTATGTCCAAGTAAAATGTGAAGCTTTAAATATTGATGAATTGATCCAGTTAACAGGTTCTCCTCAGTCATACACATTTAACAAAACTTATAATTTGCCTGTAACTGCTGCCCAATATGTTTTGACTATTACAGCAAAAGATAAATTTGCAATTCCTAATATGGGAACAATGAACATTAACATTGTGGCAACTAATGAATATCCAGCTATTTATTTATGTGACCAGCCTAAAGGAACTAATCTTACTACTGATGCAGTAGGTGTGCCTATGTATTTCCATACTAAAGTAGGACAGGACTTTGAATTCAAATATTATGCGGATACTGATAATAAAGAAATTTATTTCTTAGGACAGGAATCTGATTTTGCACCACATTGTTTTGGTTTAAATGCTTCGGGAGATTTAGTGGATGATGTGGCTTCGTCTGCCATTGTTTTACCTACAAAAGGCTATTATAAAATCAAAGTTAATCCAAGTACTTTAGATTATACGGTAACTAAATATACTCCTACAAGTTATGTTTGGGCAAATATTGCTAACGGTTTATGGCATGATGATGAAACTCAAAGAAGACCTTTTGTGAGTATTGCTGGTGGAGGAATTCAAGGTGCTAACTGGGATACCTGGAATGCTTGGGTTCAAACAAGTTTACATTTGGCTAATAATCCAAACAATCCATATCAATTAGTAGGTGAATATACACTTACAGGTACAATGGAAGGAACTTTTACAGGTCAGTGGTGGAGTCCATCCTGGAGATTGATTAAAAATGGTATTGCTACCATGTCGCCGGGTTCAAATGGAAATGCTAAATATCCTGCTGCTCCGGGTGTTTATAAAGTGATTTTGGATACCGAATTAGAAAGAGCATTTATCACTAAAAAATAGTTTGTTATAGCTGATATAACATTAATTAATAAATTATCTTGATATGAAATATAAATTTATAGGCTTACTAATTGCTATTTTATGTAGCTCGGCAGCCTTTGCACAAATTACTGTAAAAGGTACTGTTAAGGACAAGACTGCTATTCCTATTCCGGGTGTAAATGTTTTTGTAAAAGGAACTCAAACTTCAGTTTCTACTGATTTTGACGGGAAATTTGCAATCGTAGTACCTAATAAAGAAGCACAAATTGAGTTTTCTTTTATTGGGTTTGCTACACAAACAATTAAAGTAGATCAAAAAACAACATTTGATGTTGTATTATTGGAAGACAATCAGGCATTAGAAGAAGTAGTAGTGGTAGGTTATGCTACCGTGAAAAAGAAAGATGTTACCAGCTCTATATCATCCGTAAAAGGCAAAGAACTTCAAACGATGACAGTAGGAAATGTTACTGAATCCCTACAAGGAAAAGTTTCAGGGGTTCAAATTACTGGGGCAGGTGGTCCAGGAGCTCAGCCAAGAGTATTGATTCGTGGAATTTCTACTGTAAATTTAAGTACTGATCCGCTTTATGTAGTAGATGGAATCCCAATGGGAACCAGCATCAATTTCTTGAGCAATAACGAAATTGAATCTATGGATGTACTTAAAGACGCTTCTGCAAGTGCTATTTATGGTTCTCGTGCATCTAACGGGGTTATTTTGATTACTACCAAAAAAGGTAAAGCCGGTAAAACAAAGTTTACTGTTGATATGAGTACAGGTTACCAAATTATGGAGAAGCCTTACAATATGGCCAATGCCGAAAATTATGCTACTATAATGAATACTGCTTATACTAATTCTGGGTATTCTGAATATTTACCTAATGCTGAACAATACAGAGGAAAAACTACTGATTGGTGGAAAGCAGGAATCAATAAAGCTTCATCAATAACCAATACTTCTATTGGAGTAACTGGAGGTTCTGAAAAAAATACTTATGCCATCAGTTTGAACTATTACAATTCAGATTCATTTTATGATATTGGAGGATGGGAAAGAGTAACTGCCAGAATTGCTAATGATTTTAAATTTACTGATAAATTTTCGGCAGGGATTACTTTAAATCCTCGTTATGAAACTTGGGGATCTCCAGGAAACTGGGCTGATTTTGTGAAGATTGATCCAATTACTCCTATCTACAAACCGGCAAGTCAATTAAACGGAACTGAAAATGAATATAGTATCTATGCACGTTCTCCATCGTATGTTTGGAATCCGGTAGCTACAGTTAGCCGATTTGATGATAATACTGATCAGTACAATTTAAATACAAATGGTTATTTGCAATACGAACCAATTAAAGGATTAATAATCCGTACACAAGGATCGATTGAAGTTGGAAATAGAGTGCAAAGTATATTCAGACCCGATTTTGTGATTGATGCAGCTCACGAAAAAGCTGAAATTAACAGTATTGAAAGAAGAGCAACTACTAATAGTGATTGGACATGGCAAACTACAGCAACTTATTCTAAAGCATTTGCTGAGAAACACAATACCTCTTTGATGGTTGGTAGTACAATGGAAGAGTACAATGGTAATGATGTATGGGGTTATGGAGAAGGAGTTCCTAATAACTCTGAGTCAATGAGAGAGCTAAATGCAGCAACTAAAAACCGTAACAGTGGGGGAAACAGATGGTCAAACTCTTTACTGTCATACATTTCTCGTTTTTCTTATAATTTCGACAGCAAATACTATTTAACAGCTTCATTTAGACGTGATGGTTCTTCTAAATTTATGGCTAACAACAAATGGGCTAATTTCCCGGCAGCATCAGTTTCCTGGAGAATTTCGAATGAAGATTTTATGACTAATGCCAACTCTGTATTTAATAATTTAACTTTTAGAGCAGGTTGGGGTAAAGTAGGAAATCAAAATTTACCTGCTTCTGTTTATCAGTCTAATATAGGACAAGGTTATTATGTTATTGATGGTCAGGTTGTAGATACTTCATATCCTTCAACAATGGCTAACAGAGACATTCGTTGGGAAACAGTTGAGGATATCAGTTTTGGTCTTGATTTTGGATTGTTCCAAAATAAAATCTCAGGATCATTAGAATATTATCAAAAGAAAACAAACGATATGTTGTTTCTTAAACAGTTCCCTACTTATAGTGGTTTTCCGGGATATTCTACCATTTGGACAAATGTAGGTTCTATGCAATCTAGCGGAATCGATTTATTATTATCTTATAAAGATACTAAAGGCGATTTCTCTTATGGTGTAGATGTAACATTTACCACTGTTGATGTTGAGATGTTGTCATTATCTACTAAAGGAGAAAAATTATATGGTGCGAGTAACAGAACAATAACTATTGAAGGTGATGAGCCAGGTTATTTTTATGGTTATGTTGCAGATGGTTTATTCCAGAATCAAACCCAATTGAATGCTCATACTGACGAACATGGAACTAAGTTACAGCCTTATGCACAACTAGGAGATACTCGTTTTAAAGATGTAAATGGTGACGGTAAATTAGATGATAAAGACCGTACAAAAATTGGTTCTCCTTGGGCTGATTACAATGTTGGTTTGAATTTGAATTTTGCTTATAAAAATTTCGATTTAGTGGCTAATTTCTATTCTAGTATCGGTAATGATTTGGTTAACCAAAATATTTCAGATTTATACAACGGTACCAGTTTAACTAACAAAGTGAGCGGATTAAACAACATGGCTTGGCATGGTGAGGGAACTTCTAATTACGTTCCTCGTTTGTCAAGAGATGATAACAACGAAAACTTTACAAAATTCTCTTCTTTCTATGTTGAAGATGGTTCTTTTGTACGTATGAAAAACCTTCAGTTAGGATATTCATTGTACAATAAATTTGGATTAGATAAATTAAGAATTTCATTATCAGGTCAAAATTTATGGACATGGACTAAAT
Protein-coding sequences here:
- the ftsH gene encoding ATP-dependent zinc metalloprotease FtsH encodes the protein MAKDNNPNSNKFRISPWLVYTSILLIFLFISFVTGSSSLQEPAQLKSSNIDNMLTKGQIKNVIIFNNKDAEIYLSDAGLKDPANKAVAKDIFDRPNKGPHYTTKFGDLKSFQEKLDRAKAEKKLVDYDFKEASNWSDILISLLPVIIIIGVWIFIMRKMSGGGAGGGGQIFNIGKSKARLFDEKNDVKTTFKDVAGLEGAKEEIQEIVEFLKNPEKFTNLGGKIPKGALLVGPPGTGKTLLAKAVAGEAQVPFFSLSGSDFVEMFVGVGASRVRDLFKQAKEKSPAIIFIDEIDAVGRARGKNSMSGGNDERENTLNQLLTEMDGFGSNSNVIVLAATNRADVLDKALMRAGRFDRQIFVDLPDIRERAEIFKVHLAPLKKVEGLDLDFLAKQTPGFSGADIANVCNEAALIAARNNKTAVDKQDFLDAVDRIVGGLEKKNKIITPEEKKAIAIHEAGHATVSWMLEHAAPLIKVTIVPRGQSLGAAWYLPEERQIVRPDQMLDEMCATMGGRAAEKVTFNRISTGALSDLEKVTKQARAMVTIYGLNDKIGNVTYYDSSGQSEYSFSKPYSDETAKVIDAEISALIESQYQRAIQILEENKDKLNQLADILIEKEVIFKDDLEAIFGKRSFDKNLEEVVS
- a CDS encoding sodium/sugar symporter: MSSSLEFADYAVFIVYFLVVSIYGYIIYRKREKNEHDAKAYFLAEGTLTWWAIGASLIASNISAEQFIGMSGEGFFLGIAVAAYEWVAAIALIIIAIWFIPVYLKNKIYTMPQFLKTRYNETTALIMAVFWLFLYVFVNLTSILYLGAVAINGLAGGDFLHVIMLGLAVFALIISLGGMKVVAYTDVIQVAVLIIGGLVTSYIALTTVGEYFGVGQDAIAGFNILMEKAPEHFKMIIPRPTATSTQLEIDKYLTFPGMLSYLAGIWIINLNYWGCNQYITQRALGADLQTARTGILFAGLLKLLMPVIVMLPGIAAYVLYQGGHLPQLVGGKDGAYSAMLTFLPTGLKGLSVAALTAAIVASLAGKVNSISTIYTLDVHKKYIQKNASDRAQVNIGRYAVFASMVLAVLFTWNDVLGIGGVGGFTYIQKYTGFISPGVFAMFFLGMFWKRTTGTAAIVGVIAGFLLSVLFNEYAPAMFGNETLLYTAWPNGKGGFEIPFHICMGLSFAFTMLLMIGISFAGPKVNPKAFELDTEMFKVKPQTTVLIIITLLIIAALYVKFW
- the rsfS gene encoding ribosome silencing factor, whose translation is MAKKTVNNDDLLANIIKGIEEVKGNDIDILDLREIDTAVCDYFVICNGNSNTQVNAIVNSIQKIVSKEIKDKPWHVEGTDNAEWVLMDYVNIVVHVFQKQIREYYNIESLWGDAKITTIANKY
- a CDS encoding biotin--[acetyl-CoA-carboxylase] ligase; protein product: MKLIKLDAIDSTNDFLKGLSATDELENFTVVTAENQTKGRGQMGAVWNSEKSKNLIMSVFIKDLLVSAEEIYNFNVATALAIIEVLKTYKIQNLSIKWPNDIMSANFKIAGILIENNFKSNGSISSIIGIGLNVNQTNFENLPKASSMAVIANSTFDKDELLILIVERLKVNLAFIGSNPDYLWAQYTNHLFKKEFPMAFKLETEKVFMGIIQGVSKKGKLIVLLEDDRVVEYGLKEIQMLY